Genomic window (Sediminispirochaeta smaragdinae DSM 11293):
GGTAGATACCTATTGCAAGCATATTAGGAATAATCAAGCCAATCAGCTGTTTCTTGCTTTCCCGTTCTGGCAGTTTTTTGTGTTCGAAGTAACCGATTTCTTGCAAAGCCTTCTCGACTGCTTGTCTGGTTCTATCATTCACACTAGAATTATTATTGATAACTCTTGAGACCGTCGTAATTGAGCATCCGACCATCCGAGCGACATCCGCAAGCCTTTTCTTCCTATCCATCCTTACCCCATTTTCTGTAACAACCAATTATAAACTGTTCACAATTGGCAAATCTACATAGGAAGCATGCTCTTTATCAACATAAAGCCTATTCTTAGCTTTTAACATAACCTGCCCCTTTCCTTCGGGATCTCCAGTATTATGATTCACATCAAAATGAGGATAATTACTACTCGATATATCAATTCGAATCCGATGTCCTTTTTTAAACAGATTTGCGGTCGAAAAAGCTTCTACGACAACCTCATAAATTTCTCCAGGAACCATAAGTTCGGGTTTCTCAAAAGAATTCCGATATCGTACTCTCATGATACCGTCGGTGATATTCATGGCAAATCCTTGCGGATAGCTTTCACTTATAGGATAGACATCTATAAGTTTAATAGTGAAATCGGTATCCTTACAGTCCGAAGAAATCCATAGCCTTGCCTTGATTGGTCCTGCTATAACTTTATCCTCATCAAGAATCGATGTTTGAAATACCACGATGTCATCCCTCGCCTCAAGCGGTAAATAGGGTTTTCTAGAACCAAAAAAACGATCACTTTCCTTTTGGTCATAGGCGCCACCGCGCATGATAGGCTCACCAGAAGTAATAGTCCCTCCAATAGACGGTACCGGATTTTTGGGATCGAAGGTATATTCAATAAATGATTCAGAAAGAGTGCTCTTTTTGTCCGACAAAGATCCATTTGCATGGAAATAGTAAGAAACAAAAATAGTATTTGGCAAGGGCCAACTGTCGGCAGAAAACCAATGTCCTCCATGGCTAATTGTGCCGTTGTCATTTTTTTTTCCTGAACCACCTCCCATAATAAAAATCTTTACTTTTTTCCCATCTTCAGGGAGAACATCCTTGCCTTTTAGAAATTTATCAAACCAGGCCAACTTGAGTTCCTGATAAGAATTTGCATAACCGGTATGTATTAGTGCTTCTGCAGAAAAATCAACGTCGCCTGCTATAGTCATGGCTCTATTATTATGAGTCCAAGGGCCCATCATAAGATAGACGGGATTTTGGTGCCTTTTACTAAAAGCCTCATAGTTTTCAAGGATGGTCTTAACGTAAGGGTCATACCAACCGCTAATCAGAAAAATGGGCGTATCAATAAATCGATCATAGTATTCACTGGTATTAATTCCTAATTGTTTCCAATACGCTCCATACGTTCCTTTTTCCCAGAAGGAAAAAGCAATATCTTCATATTCTGGAAAGTTTCGAAGCAAGGAATGGCTCCGCTTAAGAGGCATTCTATCCATCCAGGCAAAGATATCTTCGCTTTTCAACGATTCTGTAATTATAGGATCCTGTACCGCAGCAGGACTAACCTGAGCCTGAAGAAAAGCCCAGATCAACTGTTTCAGTTCAAATGCCCCACCTTGACGGATCCCGCTAAAATAGGCATTAGAGAAGCCTCCAGAATCGATAAACATGCAATCTATTCCTTCGGAAAGCAAGCACCCAAGAGCCATTGCAGCATGGGAAGTGTAAGAGAATCCCATAATACCAACCTTTCCGTTACACCAAGGCTGTCTTCTGATCCACTGAATAGTATCTTGGCCATCAGAAGCTTCATTGAAGTATTTGATAAATACACCTTCAGAATCGTATCTGCCTCTGCAGTCCTGAAAGATTACTACATATCCATGCTTATTATAGAATGAAGCTATCTTTTGCCGAGAAGATGCTTGCCCTTTGGGGTTATCTATATCATAGTCGTTTGCTTCCCTTTTTCCATATGGAGTTCTCTCGAGAATAACCGGATAGGATTCAGAATCTCCCTCTGGGAAATAGATATCCATCGCTAATTTGACATCATCCTTCATCGGAATCATGACATTGTTCATCATCTTATATTCTTTCATATAAATTCCCTCTACCTAATTTTTTTGCATGCAACAAAATGGTCTGGTCGCACTTCAGTTAATTTAGGCATTTCCAGACATGATTCATCTCCATTCCAGCAACGATTTCTGAAGGCACA
Coding sequences:
- a CDS encoding CocE/NonD family hydrolase, whose translation is MKEYKMMNNVMIPMKDDVKLAMDIYFPEGDSESYPVILERTPYGKREANDYDIDNPKGQASSRQKIASFYNKHGYVVIFQDCRGRYDSEGVFIKYFNEASDGQDTIQWIRRQPWCNGKVGIMGFSYTSHAAMALGCLLSEGIDCMFIDSGGFSNAYFSGIRQGGAFELKQLIWAFLQAQVSPAAVQDPIITESLKSEDIFAWMDRMPLKRSHSLLRNFPEYEDIAFSFWEKGTYGAYWKQLGINTSEYYDRFIDTPIFLISGWYDPYVKTILENYEAFSKRHQNPVYLMMGPWTHNNRAMTIAGDVDFSAEALIHTGYANSYQELKLAWFDKFLKGKDVLPEDGKKVKIFIMGGGSGKKNDNGTISHGGHWFSADSWPLPNTIFVSYYFHANGSLSDKKSTLSESFIEYTFDPKNPVPSIGGTITSGEPIMRGGAYDQKESDRFFGSRKPYLPLEARDDIVVFQTSILDEDKVIAGPIKARLWISSDCKDTDFTIKLIDVYPISESYPQGFAMNITDGIMRVRYRNSFEKPELMVPGEIYEVVVEAFSTANLFKKGHRIRIDISSSNYPHFDVNHNTGDPEGKGQVMLKAKNRLYVDKEHASYVDLPIVNSL